In the Athene noctua chromosome 25, bAthNoc1.hap1.1, whole genome shotgun sequence genome, one interval contains:
- the LOC141970113 gene encoding C1q-related factor-like, translating into MVLVLVVLIPVLVSSAGTDGRYEMLGTCRMVCEPYGPAAAPAPQPAERGPLPPPSTLVQGPQGKPGRPGKPGPPGPPGEPGPPGPVGARGEVGRPGPSGLPGPGATGAVSAANYSTVPRVAFYAGLKNPHEGYEVLKFDDVVTNLGNSYDAASGKFTCAIPGTCFFTYHVLMRGGDGTSMWADLCKNGQVRASAIAQDADQNYDYASNSVILHLDAGDEVFIKLDGGKAHGGNNNKYSTFSGFIIYSD; encoded by the exons atggtgctggtgctggtggtgctcatCCCGGTGCTGGTGAGCTCCGCCGGTACCGACGGACGCTACGAGATGCTGGGGACATGCCGGATGGTCTGCGAGCCctacggccccgccgccgcaccCGCTCCGCAACCGGCCGAACGCGGACCTCTCCCGCCGCCTTCCACCCTGGTGCAGGGTCCCCAGGGCAAGCCGGGGCGACCGGGGAAACCGGGGCCGCCGGGACCACCGGGAGAACCGGGACCACCGGGACcggtgggggcacggggtgaaGTGGGACGACCAGGACCATCGGGATTACCGGGACCAGGGGCTACGGGTGCCGTGAGTGCGGCAAACTACAGCACGGTGCCGCGCGTCGCATTCTACGCCGGCCTCAAGAACCCCCACGAGGGCTACGAGGTCCTCAAGTTCGACGACGTGGTCACCAACCTGGGCAACAGCTACGACGCTGCCTCCGGCAAGTTCACCTGCGCCATCCCCGGCACCTGCTTCTTCACCTACCACGTCCTCATGCGCGGCGGCGACGGCACCAGCATGTGGGCCGACCTCTGCAAAAACGGCCAG GTGCGGGCCAGCGCCATCGCGCAGGACGCCGACCAGAACTACGACTACGCCAGCAACAGCGTCATCCTGCACCTGGACGCGGGGGACGAGGTCTTCATCAAGCTGGACGGGGGCAAAGCCCACGGCGGCAACAACAACAAGTACAGCACCTTCTCCGGCTTCATCATCTACTCGGACTGA